GGGCCGGAATGGACTCTATCCTGATGGTATTCTGGCCGAAGGGCGTGACCGTCAGTCCGGCCTGGTCAAAATGGGGCGCAAACTGCTGGATGACGGCGAAATCCCGGGGGTCCAGGTCCAGCATCACCGGATCGAGCAGGTGCTGGGAAGGCATGGGGGCCTGCCTGTGGGCCCGCAGCCGTTCAAAAATGATGCGCTCCCGCGCGGCCTTGGGATGCATCAGCACCAGGCCTTCCGGCGTCTCGAACAGGGCGAACTGCTGGTGCAGAGTCCCCAGATACTTGAAATCTGCGGAAAGATCCTTTTCCACCCTCCCTTCCGTGCCTGGCGCGGCATCCGGACGGGAACACGCCTTCTCCGGAAAATCCAGCCGCCCCTGGGTGGCCGGCACCTGTTTCAGGGAAATGGGCCGGACGGGAAGGACCGGAGATGGTCCCGAAGTACCCTGGGGGCGTTCCGCGGGAGAGGGAAACACTGGAATTTTAGACGTAGGACCAAGTGAGGGAGACAGGGGGGAGGCCGTTGCCGCGGTTCCGTTTCCGGCGGCAGCGGGCGCAGGGGATGGGGCGGAAGGCTGTTCGTCCGGTGCCGGAGCGGCCGGGCGGGTTTCCTGACGGGCATGGCGCTGAAGGGTGTTGGCAATCGCCTCCACAAGGGTATTCACCACATCGGCGGCGCGCCGGAACCGCACCTCCTTCTTGGCGGGGTGGACGTTCACGTCCACCAGGGCAGGCTCCACCTCCATGTACAGGAACAGGGCCGGATGCAATCCCGTGGGGAAGCCCCCGTAACCGTCGCGGATGGCCCGGTTGATCAGTTGGTCTTCCACCGGGCGGGTGTTCATGAACACATACTGCCCTTTTCTAGTGCGCCTGGCCTCGGAAAGCGGAAGCAAGTACCCGCTGACGGAAATGCCGGGGCCGGTGGTGGCCTCTATCGGAATCAGGGCCGCCGCCGTGGCGGGGTCCGTCAGGGCGGAAATGCGCACCCGCAGGTCCGTGGTGGCCGGAAGATCGAACACCAGCTGGTCGTCCCTCCTGTAGGTAAAGCGCACCCGGGGGAATGCCAGCGCATGGAGGCGTATCTGGTGTTCCACGTGGGAAGCCTCCGTTTCCGCGGACTTCAGGAACTTGCGGCGTGCCGGAGTATTGTAAAACAGATCGGCCACCTCAATGGCGGTGCCGGGAGATACCCCGGAGCTCCGGGGTTCGTGCTCCATCCCGCCGTCAATCCGCACTTCCCAGCCTTCCAGGGCATGCTGCTGCCTGGTGCAAAGCTTGAAGCGGGAAACGCTGGCGATACTGGGGATGGCCTCTCCCCGGAAACCCAGATGGGTGATTTCAAACAGTTCCTCCAGGGAGGAAAGCTTGCTCGTGGCGTGACGCTTGGCACAGAGGCTGGCGTCTTCACGGCTCATGCCGCATCCGTCGTCCGTCACCCTGATCAGGCCCACGCCTCCGCGGCGGATTTCCACCCGCACGGACTTGGCCCCGGCGTCCAGACTGTTCTCCACCAGCTCTTTGACGACGGAGGCCGGCCGTTCCACGACTTCGCCCGCCGCCACCTGGCTGGCGAGAGTGGGAGACATGACATGGATGGTCGGCATGGGTGAAGTAAAGTAAAATATTGATGATGAAAAACTCAGCCGCCGGCAACGATGGAGACCACTTCTACCGTATCCCCCGGAACAACCGTAACACGGGAAAAATCCCGGGGCAGGAGTGCGGAACCGTTGTGTTCCACCACCACTGGATTTCCCTTCATATTCAGGAGTTCCAGAAGCCGTATGACGGAACAGGGTTCCGCCAGAAAATAGGGGACGCCGTTCAGGATAATGCTGTCTTGGGCGGTCATTGCGTTCACACTATAGCACAGCGGGCCGGAAAAGCCAGAAACATACCTTGCGAATGGCGTAAAAGTTCCTGTTCAAGGAATAAGATAAAAAGAAACTGGCATCGCGTACGGGACTCGAACCCGTGTTGCCCGCGTGAAAGGCGGGAGTCCTAGACCGCTA
This genomic stretch from Akkermansia biwaensis harbors:
- the thiS gene encoding sulfur carrier protein ThiS, which gives rise to MTAQDSIILNGVPYFLAEPCSVIRLLELLNMKGNPVVVEHNGSALLPRDFSRVTVVPGDTVEVVSIVAGG
- the mutL gene encoding DNA mismatch repair endonuclease MutL; protein product: MPTIHVMSPTLASQVAAGEVVERPASVVKELVENSLDAGAKSVRVEIRRGGVGLIRVTDDGCGMSREDASLCAKRHATSKLSSLEELFEITHLGFRGEAIPSIASVSRFKLCTRQQHALEGWEVRIDGGMEHEPRSSGVSPGTAIEVADLFYNTPARRKFLKSAETEASHVEHQIRLHALAFPRVRFTYRRDDQLVFDLPATTDLRVRISALTDPATAAALIPIEATTGPGISVSGYLLPLSEARRTRKGQYVFMNTRPVEDQLINRAIRDGYGGFPTGLHPALFLYMEVEPALVDVNVHPAKKEVRFRRAADVVNTLVEAIANTLQRHARQETRPAAPAPDEQPSAPSPAPAAAGNGTAATASPLSPSLGPTSKIPVFPSPAERPQGTSGPSPVLPVRPISLKQVPATQGRLDFPEKACSRPDAAPGTEGRVEKDLSADFKYLGTLHQQFALFETPEGLVLMHPKAARERIIFERLRAHRQAPMPSQHLLDPVMLDLDPRDFAVIQQFAPHFDQAGLTVTPFGQNTIRIESIPALLELDNAKAFLLELVDRLTQSEFSRNAKRMAYETFIAEIARKSAWKERISPHRAPAILKELLACEVPYCTPAGKPTLVNYSIPEIKRKFGMQA